In the bacterium genome, CTCGACATCGCCGAGGGCATCGGTTTCACGGGCATCATCATCGCCCTGGTGGCCCGGCTGCATCCGCTCGGCGTGATCGTGGCCGCCATATTGTTCGGCGCCCTCGTCAACGGGTCCACCGCCATGCAGTACGAGACCGGCATCCCGAAGGCACTGGTGTTCGTGATCGAGGGGACCACGCTGGCACTGGTCCTGATCGCGGCGATGGTGTCCCGATACCGGATCCGGAAGGCCGGCTGACGTGGAAGATCTCTTCACCAGCGCTGTCCTCGTAGGGATCTTC is a window encoding:
- a CDS encoding ABC transporter permease is translated as LDIAEGIGFTGIIIALVARLHPLGVIVAAILFGALVNGSTAMQYETGIPKALVFVIEGTTLALVLIAAMVSRYRIRKAG